ACTATCCAATGAAAATTTAACCAAGCAGAAGAAGTACTCTACATTACTATACGATTGGCAAACCAAGCAGAAGCAGTACTAAACATTACTATATGATTGCATCTATACAAAGTatataaagtttacaaaacttACCGatgtgtaaattttatttttaatatgaatggGCACCCCAACACTCTCTCCATTGTCCCCTGTACAAAGCTCAGATTCcaactcttgaatcttggatGACACCTCGTTGAACAGAGACTCGGACTTTCCATCCGTAAATGACCCATCGGGCTTTCGATGTGTGTCTTCTAAGATCAGTAGAAAGTCAGAAGTTAACTGACCGGTCCGCTCAGACTGaaattagagaaaaagagaattgATTAGCCAAATAATAATTGTGTATAAGGTAAAAGAAGGCCTAATTTAAATAACTACACTTACATGTTTCCGAGCACGAGCTTTAAAAGAAGTTTGGCCTGAGCGGTGCTTATATATTCCGGTACCTTCTGGGTCATGATATCGAGCATTACGGCTGTTGATGCTCTTGATTTCGGATTTGGGATCAAGCCAATACTGAACCAGACCTTCCCATACTTGAGGATCAATCCACCGTGGCTTTGCCTCATCACCTTTTCGCTTCCACTTTAGCTTCCACCTCgacacttgatcacacatcctCTCCTTCAACTTGGCTTCAAACTCCTGCCTTACTCTCTCATTAATGGCTCGGTCCCAATTATATGTTTGCTTCcaagaaaaaaagtatattagtcTCAgtcaaccacaaaaaaaagtatatgtaaaacttgaaaacaaaaaaatgacttaccgcaaaagtttcatACCAACGGTCAACCACTGCACTTGGCGTTTGTGTCCAATTGGCATGGggctctttgaaatctctttcaaagatgcttCGTACAGTAGAAGCAACAGCAGGATCTTGATCAAACCTTCAaacataaagagaaacaaagaatatGAATCAACCTTAGAattcaaaaatgaaattaaaaacattagaattctaatatgaaatcaaaaacattaccAGAGAGTTCCTTGAGGTCGGCGCGGATCTAGCCTCGTTAAACCTGCACGCCCAGGACTATCGAGCAACTCTTCCAGAGTTAGACTGTTCAGTCGGGCAGAAGCTCCAGTAGAAGTCGAATGAGCAGGTGGAGACGTACCAATCTCTGGATCTGCATTAGTAGGGGGCAGTGGTTGTTGAGAGGGCCGTGGTTGTTGAGAGGGCAGTGGTTGTTGAGAGGACAGTGGTTGCGACGTTGAACGACGGTTATTTTGGACCGCCGCTGTGTTCTGAGAACCGGCGGAACCCCGACTACGGTTTGAACTGGTGGGTTCGGGTACACGTTGATTAGTGAGAAATCTTGTGTAATCATTACCATGAAACATctacaataaaaatcaaagtaaaattAGTCAGAAAAATCAAAGTAACATTTGAAATTGAACAACTAAACAACtgaacaattaaaattaaacaactaaacaaccgaactaaaattagggtttgggaACTACCTTGACGGAGAAGTGGAAAAGACAGAGAAGGAGATCGGGAAATCGGGAAAGCCGGAAAAGATTGAAACAGAGCCTAAATAGAAATCTCTTTACGGAGAAGACGGAGAAGACAGAGACGAAGTAGATTGAAACAGAGATTTGAGGGAGAAGATTTGAGGGAGAAGGTTTGTGCGTCTAGGGTTTGTGCGGCTAGGGTTTGTGCGGCTAgggtttgagcttcgctcaaaccGAGTCTggattgtatatatagatattttgtaacctcgcaaatccctcgcacaTATTGCGACGGACTAACTACGGTCCCTCGCAAATCACTCGCAACAAGCCGACAAACTGACCAATAATCATACGCCTAACTTTGCGAGAGATTAGCGAGGAATCAtcgcacatccctcgcaaaCGTGTCGCCGGACGCCGACAAACTAACCAATTAAAATGCACCAGTTTTGCAAGGGATTAGCGAGAACTCCTCGcacttccctcgcaaatctattTAACCAAATTCATAAACTAAGGATTAAATTTTTCATAAACTCAAGAGCAtgcaaagagaaaaaataagtaATAGTCATCACATCTCCTCATACAATTAACTCAATCAAAAGCTCAAAAGAAATccctaaacatatatatcttataaaccctataccctaaacaacaCTTAtcaaccctataccctaaacaacatttatcaaccctataccctaaacaacatttatcaataaccaatcaaaaattTCTTGTCTCTTGATGTTGGTTAGTGATGCTCTCctttagtttgaaaatgttaatgataATCACTAACCATATTAACatgttaattaaaatgaataaatacaTTTGCGAGGGAACCGTGAGGCAGTAGCGATGGATTAGCGAGAACTCCTCGCTAATCTCTCGTAAATTGCGAGGGATTCGCTAGCGCGCATACCAAACTCCTCGcacttccctcgcaaatctattTTACCAAATTCATAAACTAAGGATTAAATTTTTCATAAACTCAAGAACAtgcaaagagaaaaagtaagTAATAGTCATCACATCTCCTCATACAATTAACTCAATCAAAAGCTCAAAAGAAATccctaaacatatatatcttataaaccctataccctaaacaacaCTTAtcaaccctataccctaaacaacatttatcaaccctataccctaaacaacatttatcaataaccaatcaaaaattTCTTGTCTCTTGATGTTGGTTAGTGATGCTCTCctttagtttgaaaatgttaatgataATCACTAACCATATTAACatgttaattaaaatgaataaatacaTTTGCGAGGGAACCGTGAGGCAGTAGCGATGGATTACTGAGAGATCTGCAAGGACAAGTAAGAAATCCaacgcaaatccctcgcaatttggaaattctttataaaaaaacaacaaaaagtacaattattcaatcaaaccattacattatcatcattagaatcttctccatcatcggATTCTTCGAATTCGTCTAACATCATCATCTGGAAGAAGTCATCGCTAATTCGTCGCaatattgcgagggatttgcgaggaagTTTCTCGAAGTCANACGGTCCCTCGCAAATCACTCGCAACAAGCCGACAAACTGACCAATAATCATACGCCTNCTGTATtaactccctcgcaaatttgcgagagatttatccgtcgcaaattttgcgagggaattgcaagTGCTCTCGTGTTTCTAGCAATTGACTCGCAAAGCCGTCACAAATTTGCGAGGGCATAGCGCCGTCGCAGATTTCCGTCGCAAAtcaactgttttcttgtagtgttagtctttagggtttagggtttaggggttagggtttgaaGTTGTCATTTGCGAGGGAATAGCTACGATTAGTGTTTTGCGATGGATGTATGACGCATTTGGTANATTTAACCAAATTCATAAACTAAGGATTAAATTTTTCATAAACTCAAGAGCAtgcaaagagaaaaaataagtaATAGTCATCACATCTCCTCATACAATTAACTCAATCAAAAGCTCAAAAGAAATccctaaacatatatatcttataaaccctataccctaaacaacaCTTAtcaaccctataccctaaacaacatttatcaaccctataccctaaacaacatttatcaataaccaatcaaaaattTCTTGTCTCTTGATGTTGGTTAGTGATGCTCTCctttagtttgaaaatgttaatgataATCACTAACCATATTAACatgttaattaaaatgaataaatacaTTTGCGAGGGAACCGTGAGGCAGTAGCGATGGATTACTGAGAGATCTGCAAGGACAAGTAAGAAATCCaacgcaaatccctcgcaatttggaaattctttataaaaaaacaacaaaaagtacaATTATTCAATCAAACCCAttacattatcatcattagaatcttctccatcatcggACTCTTCGAATTCGTCTAACATCATCATCTGGAAGAAGTCATCGCTAATTCGTCGCaatattgcgagggatttgcgaggaagTTTCTCGAAGTCACAAATCTGTATtaactccctcgcaaatttgcgagagatttatccgtcgcaaattttgcgagggaattgcaagTGCTCTCGTGTTTCTAGCAATTGACTCGCAAAGCCGTCACAAATTTGCGAGGGCATAGCGCCGTCGCAGATTTCCGTCGCAAAtcaactgttttcttgtagtgttagtctttagggtttagggtttaggggttagggtttgaaGTTGTCATTTGCGAGGGAATAGCTACGATTAGTGTTTTGCGATGGATGTATGACGCATTTGGTATATATATCTAGCAAATCTGTTGCAAATATGTCGCAAACCtagtatatttaatttataaaaaccatcaaaataattttaaaagttagtaaaattaactttcaagtatattataaggtccaatgtCTCATCATACTCTTTCCAATCATCTTTTTAaacattaatagtaatgtattAGTAATGAATTTCAGAATAATTCACCTTATGAAcatattgaaatatatttcagaataattatattaagttttgtaatatttataaaagaaaataatttcttaattttgcaatggatttgctatggctATCGCAATTCACTCGCACGTCCATAGCAATCTTGCTATGTTTGCTATGGATACTGTTTTCGCAAATGCGTCGCAATATTGCGATTGATTTGCGAGGAAGGTGACTTTCCCTGCAAATTTGTCGTAAATGCCTCGCAATTGAGCAGCGGATTTGCGACGACTGGCTTCCTCGCAAtgttgcgagggatttgctatagagttttcttttctcgTAATGTCCTCGCAAATCCACCGCAAATTTACGAGAGCTGTATTCCGTCGCAAGTCGTTCTCGCAAAAcgtgtgtttttttgtagtgaaacATCTTTTCCTGAACTTCTCACCCTCGAAGGTAATTAttagatttaatattttctttgctATTGTGCTAACATTGTTTTGTGTACTAATGTTGCCTGATTTGCCTCATGGACAGATCAGGTATCCTAAAGGTAGCATTTTCCATCAGCTGCTATATTTGGATCTGCATACAGATAAAAGGAAGTGGTGGAATCTACTTTCGTTCATGCTTAATGCTTCTCCTAAGTTGCAAATCCTCAAACTCACCGACGTGAGCAATTTCATTACTAGTCACTAGTCAgctaccttcttttttttcctttttcttttgttgttgttgttgttgttgttgttgtttaaaaCTCCACTTTCCCTACTTTGTTGATCTAATATTACATAAATTTCATTGTTCTCAGCTAGATATGTATTCTAACAAAGGAAATCGGATAAGCCACAAATGGACTCAGCCGAAATGTGTACCAGAATGTTTGTTGTTCCATCTTGAGACAATCATTTGGATAGGATACGAATGGCAAccaaaagatgagaaagaagtggcCACATACATCCTCAGAAACACAAGACGGCTGAAGAAAGCAACTTTCTCCACAAAACCCATCGAACCCGGAAAGCTCAATAAATTGGAAAAGAGACGTAGGATGCTCGACGAGTTGGCGACTGTGGACAAGGCTTCAAATTCATGTCATTTTGTGTTTGAATCCATGTAATATCTTGAAACTAATCtggttgaaagttgaaacaaatattaattgatTGTTTAACTAAATGTAGTGCTTGAAAATCTGAACTTGCAAGTTTTGTAATTCGGTATAGtctacattttttaatttcaaaaacatctTTCATCGAATTACTGTATAGTCTACATTTTTTAATCATAcagtattttaatttcaaataaaatagcattaaaagattaatattcTCATCAATGGAAACATTCAATAGAGATATTATTTGTTAGTGAAATTCTTTAacttaaatgaaaagaaaaatagaaaataatgaGAAACTAAACCGTTGTCGCAATCTCaggaaaacaataacaaagtaAAAGCCACGCcccttttttttctcagtttcgttgttgttcttctctaattctttatctttctcaaGAAGCCACAACTATTGAGATTACAACTCAGATGTTTTGAGGGAATGATGAGGTCCcgtttgatatttttgtatttggGTCTGGCCTTGCTTTTGGAATCATCGGCTTACTCCAATTCAGAAGAACTAGTGAGATTCACATTGAACATGAAAGAGAGCACAAAAGTACCTAAGCTGATTCTACTCCAGTGGACACCTCGTCTTAATCAGGAGGTTAGGCTATCTGCGAGAGGAGGTCATGCACATGCGTCTCCTTGTTTGAAATATTANNNNNNNNNNNNNNNNNNNNNNNNNNNNNNNNNNNNNNNNNNNNNNNNNNNNNNNNNNNNNNNNNNNNNNNNNNNNNNNNNNNNNNNNNNNNNNNNNNNNNNNNNNNNNNNNNNNNNNNNNNNNNNNNNNNNNNNNNNNNNNNNNNNNNNNNNNNNNNNNNNNNNNNNNNNNNNNNNNNNNNNNNNNNNNNNNNNNNNNNNNNNNNNNNNNNNNNNNNNNNNNNNNNNNNNNNNNNNNNNNNNNNNNNNNNNNNNNNNNNNNNNNNNNNNNNNNNNNNNNNNNNNNNNNNNNNNNNNNNNNNNNNNNNNNNNNNNNNNNNNNNNNNNNNNNNNNNNNNNNNNNNNNNNNNNNNNNNNNNNNNNNNNNNNNNNNNNNNNNNNNNNNNNNNNNNNNNNNNNNNNNNNNNNNNNNNNNNNNNNNNNNNNNNNNNNNNNNNNNNNNNNNNNNNNNNNNNNNNNNNNNNNNNNNNNNNNNNNNNNNNNNNNNNNNNNNNNNNNNNNNNNNNNNNNNNNNNNNNNNNNNNNNNNNNNNNNNNNNNNNNNNNNNNNNNNNNNNNNNNNNNNNNNNNNNNNNNNNNNNNNNNNNNNNNNNNNNNNNNNNNNNNNNNNNNNNNNNNNNNNNNNNNNNNNNNNNNNNNNNNNNNNNNNNNNNNNNNNNNNNNNNNNNNNNNNNNNNNNNNNNNNNNNNNNNNNNNNNNNNNNNNNNNNNNNNNNNNNNNNNNNNNNNNNNNNNNNNNNNNNNNNNNNNNNNNNNNNNNNNNNNNNNNNNNNNNNNNNNNNNNNNNNNNNNNNNNNNNNNNNNNNNNNNNNNNNNNNNNNNNNNNNNNNNNNNNNNNNNNNNNNNNNNNNNNNNNNNNNNNNNNNNNNNNNNNNNNNNNNNNNNNNNNNNNNNNNNNNNNNNNNNNNNNNNNNNNNNNNNNNNNNNNNNNNNNNNNNNNNNNNNNNNNNNNNNNNNNNNNNNNNNNNNNNNNNNNNNNNNNNNNNNNNNNNNNNNNNNNNNNNNNNNNNNNNNNNNNNNNNNNNNNNNNNNNNNNNNNNNNNNNNNNNNNNNNNNNNNNNNNNNNNNNNNNNNNNNNNNNNNNNNNNNNNNNNNNNNNNNNNNNNNNNNNNNNNNNNNNNNNNNNNNNNNNNNNNNNNNNNNNNNNNNNNNNNNNNNNNNNNNNNNNNNNNNNNNNNNNNNNNNNNNNNNNNNNNNNNNNNNNNNNNNNNNNNNNNNNNNNNNNNNNNNNNNNNNNNNNNNNNNNNNNNNNNNNNNNNNNNNNNNNNNNNNNNNNNNNNNNNNNNNNNNNNNNNNNNNNNNNNNNNNNNNNNNNNNNNNNNNNNNNNNNNNNNNNNNNNNNNNNNNNNNNNNNNNNNNNNNNNNNNNNNNNNNNNNNNNNNNNNNNNNNNNNNNNNNNNNNNNNNNNNNNNNNNNNNNNNNNNNNNNNNNNNNNNNNNNNNNNNNNNNNNNNNNNNNNNNNNNNNNNNNNNNNNNNNNNNNNNNNNNNNNNNNNNNNNNNNNNNNNNNNNNNNNNNNNNNNNNNNNNNNNNNNNNNNNNNNNNNNNNNNNNNNNNNNNNNNNNNNNNNNNNNNNNNNNNNNNNNNNNNNNNNNNNNNNNNNNNNNNNNNNNNNNNNNNNNNNNNNNNNNNNNNNNNNNNNNNNNNNNNNNNNNNNNNNNNNNNNNNNNNNNNNNNNNNNNNNNNNNNNNNNNNNNNNNNNNNNNNNNNNNNNNNNNNNNNNNNNNNNNNNNNNNNNNNNNNNNNNNNNNNNNNNNNNNNNNNNNNNNNNNNNNNNNNNNNNNNNNNNNNNNNNNNNNNNNNNNNNNNNNNNNNNNNNNNNNNNNNNNNNNNNNNNNNNNNNNNNNNNNNNNNNNNNNNNNNNNNNNNNNNNNNNNNNNNNNNNNNNNNNNNNNNNNNNNNNNNNNNNNNNNNNNNNNNNNNNNNNNNNNNNNNNNNNNNNNNNNNNNNNNNNNNNNNNNNNNNNNNNNNNNNNNNNNNNNNNNNNNNNNNNNNNNNNNNNNNNNNNNNNNNNNNNNNNNNNNNNNNNNNNNNNNNNNNNNNNNNNNNNNNNNNNNNNNNNNNNNNNNNNNNNNNNNNNNNNNNNNNNNNNNNNNNNNNNNNNNNNNNNNNNNNNNNNNNNNNNNNNNNNNNNNNNNNNNNNNNNNNNNNNNNNNNNNNNNNNNNNNNNNNNNNNNNNNNNNNNNNNNNNNNNNNNNNNNNNNNNNNNNNNNNNNNNNNNNNNNNNNNNNNNNNNNNNNNNNNNNNNNNNNNNNNNNNNNNNNNNNNNNNNNNNNNNNNNNNNNNNNNNNNNNNNNNNNNNNNNNNNNNNNNNNNNNNNNNNNNNNNNNNNNNNNNNNNNNNNNNNNNNNNNNNNNNNNNNNNNNNNNNNNNNNNNNNNNNNNNNNNNNNNNNNNNNNNNNNNNNNNNNNNNNNNNNNNNNNNNNNNNNNNNNNNNNNNNNNNNNNNNNNNNNNNNNNNNNNNNNNNNNNNNNNNNNNNNNNNNNNNNNNNNNNNNNNNNNNNNNNNNNNNNNNNNNNNNNNNNNNNNNNNNNNNNNNNNNNNNNNNNNNNNNNNNNNNNNNNNNNNNNNNNNNNNNNNNNNNNNNNNNNNNNNNNNNNNNNNNNNNNNNNNNNNNNNNNNNNNNNNNNNNNNNNNNNNNNNNNNNNNNNNNNNNNNNNNNNNNNNNNNNNNNNNNNNNNNNNNNNNNNNNNNNNNNNNNNNNNNNNNNNNNNNNNNNNNNNNNNNNNNNNNNNNNNNNNNNNNNNNNNNNNNNNNNNNNNNNNNNNNNNNNNNNNNNNNNNNNNNNNNNNNNNNNNNNNNNNNNNNNNNNNNNNNNNNNNNNNNNNNNNNNNNNNNNNNNNNNNNNNNNNNNNNNNNNNNNNNNNNNNNNNNNNNNNNNNNNNNNNNNNNNNNNNNNNNNNNNNNNNNNNNNNNNNNNNNNNNNNNNNNNNNNNNNNNNNNNNNNNNNNNNNNNNNNNNNNNNNNNNNNNNNNNNNNNNNNNNNNNNNNNNNNNNNNNNNNNNNNNNNNNNNNNNNNNNNNNNNNNNNNNNNNNNNNNNNNNNNNNNNNNNNNNNNNNNNNNNNNNNNNNNNNNNNNNNNNNNNNNNNNNNNNNNNNNNNNNNNNNNNNNNNNNNNNNNNNNNNNNNNNNNNNNNNNNNNNNNNNNNNNNNNNNNNNNNNNNNNNNNNNNNNNNNNNNNNNNNNNNNNNNNNNNNNNNNNNNNNNNNNNNNNNNNNNNNNNNNNNNNNNNNNNNNNNNNNNNNNNNNNNNNNNNNNNNNNNNNNNNNNNNNNNNNNNNNNNNNNNNNNNNNNNNNNNNNNNNNNNNNNNNNNNNNNNNNNNNNNNNNNNNNNNNNNNNNNNNNNNNNNNNNNNNNNNNNNNNNNNNNNNNNNNNNNNNNNNNNNNNNNNNNNNNNNNNNNNNNNNNNNNNNNNNNNNNNNNNNNNNNNNNNNNNNNNNNNNNNNNNNNNNNNNNNNNNNNNNNNNNNNNNNNNNNNNNNNNNNNNNNNNNNNNNNNNNNNNNNNNNNNNNNNNNNNNNNNNNNNNNNNNNNNNNNNNNNNNNNNNNNNNNNNNNNNNNNNNNNNNNNNNNNNNNNNNNNNNNNNNNNNNNNNNNNNNNNNNNNNNNNNNNNNNNNNNNNNNNNNNNNNNNNNNNNNNNNNNNNNNNNNNNNNNNNNNNNNNNNNNNNNNNNNNNNNNNNNNNNNNNNNNNNNNNNNNNNNNNNNNNNNNNNNNNNNNNNNNNNNNNNNNNNNNNNNNNNNNNNNNNNNNNNNNNNNNNNNNNNNNNNNNNNNNNNNNNNNNNNNNNNNNNNNNNNNNNNNNNNNNNNNNNNNNNNNNNNNNNNNNNNNNNNNNNNNNNNNNNNNNNNNNNNNNNNNNNNNNNNNNNNNNNNNNNNNNNNNNNNNNNNNNNNNNNNNNNNNNNNNNNNNNNNNNNNNNNNNNNNNNNNNNNNNNNNNNNNNNNNNNNNNNNNNNNNNNNNNNNNNNNNNNNNNNNNNNNNNNNNNNNNNNNNNNNNNNNNNNNNNNNNNNNNNNNNNNNNNNNNNNNNNNNNNNNNNNNNNNNNNNNNNNNNNNNNNNNNNNNNNNNNNNNNNNNNNNNNNNNNNNNNNNNNNNNNNNNNNNNNNNNNNNNNNNNNNNN
The Camelina sativa cultivar DH55 chromosome 6, Cs, whole genome shotgun sequence genome window above contains:
- the LOC109133457 gene encoding putative F-box/FBD/LRR-repeat protein At3g49040; this encodes MLNASPKLQILKLTDLDMYSNKGNRISHKWTQPKCVPECLLFHLETIIWIGYEWQPKDEKEVATYILRNTRRLKKATFSTKPIEPGKLNKLEKRRRMLDELATVDKASNSCHFVFESM